The DNA window CATTGTTTGAATTATTCTTGTTATAAATGTATTCGAATTCTGATCGTGTTATATCTTTGTTGTTTATCCTCATCAGAACCTGGTCCTTTTGCTGAGAAAAAGCACAAGTGCTCAGAGTTAAACCTACAAATAAAATAATCTCTTTTTTCATTATTGGTGTTTCATTAGATGCATATAAAATCAGATTGGCATAACAATCAATAATTCAACGGCGAAAATACGCAAAAATTGCATATTCTATTATGAAATTCATTTGTTTTTATCGTCAGGAGAGAAAATAAGTACTTAATAAACAACAGAAATCTTCTGTGAGAAAATAAAAGGCTAACATTAAAAAGGCTACGGTTAAATAAAAAGGGAAACAACCCACGTTACCATTCTTTTCCTGATAGGGCAATAACACGGGCTTCGATTAAACAAAGAAGGGGAACAACCTCTGTTTGAAGTTATTCCCCTTTATCTTTATGCTGATTATTATCTGCTTATTCAGGACGGCTATAATTTGGCGCCTCACTTGTAATTGTAACATCATGTGGATGACTTTCCAGTACACCTGCACTTGTTACACGAGTAAACTTAGCATTGTGAAGTGTATCTATATTTTCAGCTCCACAATATCCCATACCCGAACGAAGTCCGCCGCATAGCTGATAAATTACTTCGAAAAGTGTTCCTTTATATGGCACACGAGCAGCAATACCTTCTGGAACTAGTTTCTTCACATCTGTTTCTCCAGACTGGAAATAACGGTCTTTTGAACCATTTTCCATTGCTTCAAGAGAACCCATACCACGATATGATTTGAATTTTCTTCCGTTGAAGATAATTGTTTCACCCGGGCTTTCTTCAACACCTGCTACTAACGAGCCGATCATTACAGAACAACCTCCGGCAGCTAACGCTTTTACAACATCTCCTGAATATCTTAAACCACCATCGGCAATCAAAGGAATTCCTGTATTCTTTAATGCTTTTGCTACATCATAAACAGCAGATAGCTGAGGAACGCCAACACCGGCAACAACACGGGTTGTGCAAATTGAACCTGGGCCAATACCTACTTTTACGCCGTCGGCTCCTGCTTCAACAAGTGCCAATGCAGCTTCGGCAGTAGCAATATTACCAACAACAATATCAATACTGGTAAAGCGTTTTTTAGCTTCTCTCAAAATATCAATTACCCCCTTTGAGTGACCATGAGCTGTATCAATAACAATAGCGTCAGCTCCGGCTTCAACCAATGCCTGCATACGAACAAATGTATCAGCTGTTACGCCTACACCTGCAGCAACACGAAGTCTTCCTTTTGAATCCTTACATGCCATTGGCTTATCTTTAGCCTTAGTAATATCTTTATATGTAACCAGACCTACTAATTTACCATCTTTGTCTACAACTGGTAATTTTTCGATTTTATGTAGCTGAAGAATCTGAGCAGCAGCTTCAAGGTCGGTTGATTGATTGGTAGTGATTAAGTTTTCTTTTGTCATAACCTCGTCAATGCGCTTATCCATTTCACGCTCAAAACGCAAATCACGGTTCGTAACAATACCTACTAACATCTTGTTGTCGTCAACAACCGGAATACCCCCGATTTTATATTCAGCCATTAAAGACAAAGCATCACGTACAGTTGAACCTTGCTTTATAGTTACAGGATCATAAATCATTCCATTCTCTGCACGTTTCACAATGGCAACTTGCTTAGCCTGAGCCTTGATTGACATGTTTTTGTGAATAACACCGATACCACCTTCACGAGCAATAGCAATAGCCATTTTTGCTTCGGTTACAGTATCCATTGCTGCAGTTACAAAAGGAATTTTTAATTCAATGTTTCGTGAGAACTTTGTCGAGAGATCGACGTTACGGGGTAATACCTCAGAATATGAAGGGATTAAAAGTACATCGTCGTACGTTAATCCATCCATGACAATTTTATCTGCAATAAATGACATAGGATTTGCTTTTAGAAATTATTGCGTGCAAATATACAAAGAATTCTTTTTTCAGTAAGAGTATTATCCCATTTTTTTTGAATAATTATAAAAAGATAAGGCGCAGAATATACAAACTTAGTCAGATTAATTAGAAATTATAATCTAATAACAATTTGTATAGCCTACGCCTTAAAAGAAAATTCTTTCTGCTAGTTTGCCATTTCAGAAATGAACTTAATTCTCACCAGACGGATTTCGTCTTCGGAATAATCACCTCCAAGTTCTTCAACAGCCTCATCAATCTTATCGGTTTCAGATTCTTTAAAGTAGTCATAAATATCTTGTAAATGATCTTCATCCATGATCTCATGAAGGAAGTAATCTATATTCAGTTTTGTTCCTGAATATACAATAGCTTCTATTTCATCAAGCAGATCTGAGAACTCAATCCCTTTAGAAAGGGCAATATCATCCAATGCTACTTTTCTATCTATACTCTGAATAATTGAGACTTTCAGTTTAGACTTATTTGCAACTGTACGAACACGCAAATCTTCCGGACGATCAATCTCATTTTCATCACAATGCTTCTTTATCAACACGCAGAATTCCTGTCCATAACGTTTTGCTTTTCCTGCGCCCACGCCTGGTATATTCTGCAATTCATCCAGTGTAACCGGATAAATTGTTGCCATAGCCTCCAGTGACGGGTCTTGGAAAATAACATAAGGCGGAACATCCAGTTTTTTGGAAAGCTTCTTCCTCAAATCCTTCAGCATTGAATAAAGAGCAGGGTCTACCGCACACGAAGCGCCTCCCCTCATAGGAGTTTCTTCTTCTACCTCTTCAAAGTCATTATCCTCTGTTATTTTAAATGATTTCGGATGTTTCAGGAATTTGCGTCCTGCATCCGTTACTTTTAATAGTCCATAATTTTCGACATCTTTACTTAAATATCCAGCTATTAAAGCCTGTCGAATAACAGCATTCCATGTTTTATCTTCTTCACCCATTCCTGACCCAAAGACCTCTAAGTCTTCGTGCAGATGAGCTTGTACTTCGGAAGTTTCTCTTCCTTGTAATACATCGATAATATAGTCTGCTTTAAAGTTTTCTTTTACTGCCATGATAGTTTCTATCACCGCACATAATGAATCCTGAGCTTCCACTTGTTTCTTAGGGTTTAAACAATTGTCACAATTACCACAATTTTCTTCCGTATATTCTTCGCCAAAGTAATGTAACAAAGACTTTCTACGGCATACGGAAGATTCGGCGTACGCAGCGGTTTCGAGCAGAAGCTGCTTGCCTATTTCCTGTTCTGCCACAGGTTTACCTTGCATAAATTTTTCGAGTTTCTGCAAGTCTTTATTGGTATAGAATGTAATACACTGACCTTCTCCGCCATCACGTCCTGCACGACCAGTTTCCTGATAGTAGCCTTCCAGACTTTTTGGGATATCGTAATGAATTACAAAACGAACATCAGGTTTATCAATTCCCATACCAAACGCAATAGTCGCAACTATCACGTCAATTTTTTCCATTAAGAAATCATCTTGATTCTCGGTTCTTGTTGACGAATCCATGCCGGCATGATATGCACGCGCATTAATTCCATTTGCCTGCAATATTTGAGCCAGCTCCTCAACTTTCTTTCTGCTTAAGCAATAAATAATCCCCGATTTTCCGTTATTTGCTTTAATAAACTTAATAATTTCTTTATCTATACTATTTGTTTTAGAACGTACCTCATAGTAAAGATTGGGGCGATTAAATGAAGACTTATAGACTTGCGCATCAATCATCCCTAAATTTTTCTGAATATCATGCTGAACCTTCGGAGTTGCCGTTGCTGTTAAAGCAATAAGAGGAGCTTTTCCTATTTCATTAATGATAGGACGAATCCGTCTATATTCTGGACGAAAATCGTGCCCCCACTCTGAAATACAATGAGCTTCGTCAACAGCATAAAAGGAGATCTTAATATTTTTCAGGAACTCTACGTTTTCTTCTTTCGTTAAAGATTCCGGAGCCACATAAAGCAACTTCGTCTTCCCGGAAAGAATATCAGATTTAACCTGATCGATGGCAGCTTTGTTCAATGAAGAATTGATAAAATGGGCTATCCCATCTTCTTCACTAAAGTTACGCATGGCATCTACCTGGTTTTTCATCAAGGCAATTAAAGGAGATATAACGACAGCCGTTCCTTCCATTACTAAAGAAGGTAACTGATAACAAAGCGACTTACCTCCACCTGTGGGCATAAGTACAAACGTATCATTGCCGGCCAATACATTTCTAATAATCGCCTCTTGATTGCCTTTGAATTTATCGAATCCAAAGTACGCTTTTAGTTGTTCCGTTAAATTATTCTTCTCTGCCATTGTTTTTAAGTTGTTTTTTGGCTATTCATCGTATAAGATTCGAATTCATATAAATGAACTCTAACAAAGTTATAAACAACTTCTTAAATAATACGTATTTTCCACAGAATATTTTTCAAAAAAAAATAATGCTTTGCACTACTCTTTTTGCTTTACTTCTGATATTAAGCTGTTTGCAAGCGAGCGATATTTGCTTTTTCGAGCTGATGCTTTGAATATTCGAGCGTTACATTGTATTCTGTCTTGCCTTGTGACGGAATTTCAAACATAACATCCGTAATTATTGTCTCCACAATAGAGCGCAATCCACGTGCACCGAGCTTGTATTCAACAGCTTTATCTACAATATAATCAAAGACTTCTTCCTCGAAAGTCAACTTAATGTTGTCCATCTCGAAAAGCTTAACATATTGCTTGATAATTGAATTCTTCGGTTCTGTTAGAATTGCACGCAAAGCAGTTCTGTCCAGTGGATTCAAATAAGTAAGCACCGGCAGACGACCAATAATCTCAGGGATAAGTCCGAAAGACTTCAAGTCCTGAGGAGCAATATACTGCATCATATTTTTCTTATCGATCACAGCTGTAGCCTTAGATGCACTATATCCTACTACATGTGTATTCAAGCGCTGAGCAATTTTCTTTTCAATTCCGTCGAATGCACCGCCGCAGATGAAAAGAATATTTTTGGTATTTACCGGAATCATTTTCTGATCTGGATGTTTACGTCCTCCCTGAGGTGGAACATTAACAACAGCACCTTCCAACAATTTCAGTAATCCCTGCTGAACACCTTCACCACTTACGTCGCGTGTAATAGAAGGATTATCTCCCTTGCGAGCTATCTTGTCTATTTCATCAATAAACACGATACCCCTTTCAGCTTCAGATACATTATAATCTGCAACTTGTAATAAGCGAGTGAGAATGCTTTCAATATCTTCTCCAACATAACCGGCTTCTGTCAACACTGTAGCATCGACAATTGTAAATGGAACATGCAGCAATTTAGCAATAGTTCTTGCCAAAAGAGTTTTGCCTGTACCAGTACTTCCAACCATTATGATGTTAGACTTTTCTATTTCCACATCATCTCCGCTGTCTTTCTGCAGCAATCGTTTATAGTGATTATAAACCGAAACCGAAAGATAACGTTTAGCATCATCTTGTCCAATTACATATTGATCAAGAAAGCTCTTAATATCTATCGGTTTTGGCAATTCTTTAAGGTTTAATGGTTTTCCGGCACCCGATTGTTTACCAGCTCCCATTGCTTCCTGAGTAATTTCGTAAGCCTGAGTGGCACAACTATCACAGATGTAACCATTCATTCCCGTAATCAGAAAAGAGACTTCGCTTTCGGGACGTCCACAAAAGCTACATTTCTTTTTATTTTTTGATGGTTTTGAATCTTCCAAAGTTAGTATTCGTTTAGTCTTTTATACCTTTAATTATATAGTCGCAGGTTTACGCATAAGAACTTCGTCGATCATACCGTAATCTTTTGCTTCCTGAGCTGTCATCCAGTAGTCACGATCCGAATCGGCCCATACTTTATCAAAATCTGTATGAGAATGATCTGCTATAATAGTATAGAGTTCCTTTTTCATTTTCTGAATTTCGCGGGCTGTAATTTCGATATCAGATGCCTGCCCCTGAACACCTCCCATTGGCTGATGAATCATTACGCGGGAATGTGTCAGTCCTGAGCGCTTTTTATCTGCACCTGCAACAAGTAATACAGCTGCCATTGATGCTGCCATACCTGTACAGATAGTTGCTACATCACTGGAAATAAACTGCATTGTATCGTAAATTCCTAGACCTGCATGCACAGATCCGCCTGGAGAGTTGATATAAATAGAGATATCCTTACCCGGATCTACTGAATCCAGATAAAGCAGCTGCGCCTGAAGCGTATTTGCTGTATAATCATCAATCTGTGTTCCAAGAAAGATGATACGATCCATCATTAAACGAGAGAACACATCGAGTTGTGTTACGTTTAGTTGTCTTTCTTCCAGGATATAAGGATTCAAATAGCCGTTCTGTGATTTGATTACATCATCCAAAACCATACTACTTATACCAATGTGCTTGGTTGCGTATTTTCTGAAATCATCCATAGTGATTGATATTTTAAATTAATACATAGAAAGGAGGCTTTTGACCATCCTTGATAAGAGCTAACAAAATTACAAAAATAAATCAGACTAATCTTATTTATTTTCAGTAAGTAGCTCTTTTTTAAAGTCAAAAGCCTCCTCTTTTATGAAGATTTAGCTAAATGCTTCTTTCTACCAGTTTTTACTGGAACATTTTGTTGAATTCTTCCATTGAAACAGTTTTGTTGTTCAATGTAGTTTTAGCTTTCAATGCTGTAGCAAGTTTAGCTTCAACGGCGCGGTTAACCAAGCCTTCAACGCTTTCTTTCTTCTTCAACATTTCCTGAGCGTAGTTATTCAAAAGATCTTCTGGAACATTAAGCATTCCGTATTGAGCAAACTGAGCTTTAGTAGCTTCTCTTGCAATGTTTACGATATCTTCTTGTTCAACTTTAATTTCGTTATCCTTAACTAGTTGTTCTTTGACTAAGTGCCATGTTAATTCTTCAATGCTCTTTTCGTAGTTTTCTTCAACGAAATCAGCACCTTTATCCTGGTGGTTAAGCATCATGATACGTTTAAGCAAAGCATCTGGGAATTCTAATTTACCAATTTTGTTCATCAAGAAATCGCGAACATCAAGTAAGAACTTATAATCGCTATCAGCAACAAATTGTTCTGCAATAGATTCTTTGATTTTTGCACGGAACTCTTCTTCAGTTTTAACTACGCCTTCACCATAAACCTGATCAAAGATTTCCTGGCTAAGTTCAGCTTCTACAAAACGAGTAACTTCTTCAACCTGGAAGCTGAAGTTGCCTGTATAGTTTGCAACTGCTTCTTTTTCGATCTTAAGAAGAGAAGCGATTTCTGTTTCGTGACCTTCGTAAGCTGTATTTGGATTGAACACCAATACATCATTTACTTTACATCCGTTGAAGATTGCTTTCTGATCATCGTTCTTCATGTAAGCAGGCATCAAAACAGCGCCTTCTACCTGAAGACCGCCTTCTTTTGTGTTACCTTCTTCGTCAAGTTCTGCAATCAGACCTTTCAACATGTCTTTATCCTGATACTCGTCTACTTTGTCATACTTACCAGCACGTTGAGTATAAGATTTAACTTGTTGATCAACCATTTCTTCTGTTACATCGATAGTATAGTAATCAACAGCATCTTTATCTGAAAGTTCTGCTTTAAATTCAGGAGCCAAAGCAATATCGAACAAGAAATCGAATTCATCCATTGTATCGAAGTCAATTTCTGGTTGTTTATCTTCGTTTGGAAGAGGTTCACCCAAAATATTAACTTGATTTTCTTTGATATATCCATATACCTTTTCTGAAAGGATTTTATTGATTTCTTCAGCCTTAACAGATTTTCCATACATTTTCTTCACAAGGCCCATTGGAACCATTCCCGGACGGAAACCCGGAACGTTAGCTTTTTGACGGAAAGTCTTCAGCGATTTATCAACTTGTTCTTGGTAATCAGCCTTTTCAAGCTTTACAGTAAGCAACGCGCTTACTTTGTCAATGTTTTGCAATGAAACGTTCATTCTGACAATTATTTATATGATTTATACTTTATCTTTTTAAAGAGCGTGCAAAATTAGTGTTAATCTTTCAATTATCAAATTTCTATATGATAAATTATTTCGTAGTTATATTCTTTTAAGCCAATAGCTTGTACCATTTTAAAGGTCTGCTAAGGGAAAACAAAAGGAAAGGTTTTAAATAAGGAGTACATCTTTTTAATATTAAATGTAGACTATAATTATATAAGACGTACTCCTTTTGGAATTATGGTCTAAATAGCAGAAACAATCTCCCGCCTAAAAAGGCCTTAACTCTAGAGACAAATCGGCTTAAGTCCCTTTATAAAGGGAAAAAAGAGATAGTTGGGTATCAAATATTTGTTTAAAACAAAATAATAACATCTCATTTTATAAATTTCTAACAAAAAAATACATTCCAGCACAAAAAATGTGAAGAAAAAGATTGTCGATTAAAAATAATTGTTTTTCTTTGCTATGAATTGATGATATTTAGTTTTACGATTTCGATTACATGGATTCACTTTCGTTATAATAGCGCTTTTGTAATCTCTCTGTCATTTAAAATCCTTACAATCTAAATCATCTTTTAGAGAATTTTATCTATTTATTTATTATTATCCGTTTAACTATGAACATTTACGTAGGAAACCTTAACTATAGAGTTAGGGAAGCAGATTTACAACAAATTATGGAAGATTACGGAACTGTAACTTCTGTAAAAGTAATTATGGACCGTGAAACTGGAAAATCAAAAGGCTTTGGTTTCATTGAAATGCCTAACGATGCAGAGGCAACAAAAGCTATTGCAGAACTTAACGGCGCAGAATTTGAAGGCCGCGCATTAGTTGTCAAAGAAGCAAGACCAAAATTCTAATTAAATAGAATATTAGGAAATTAAGGAAAGCCTTCTGTCGATTTTTACGACGGAAGGCTTTGTCTATTAAATAATTAAAACCTAACCTGCCAACAAATGAGAAGAGGTACATTTGAAAATTACTCCGGATTCGCCAAGATCTCCTTACTGGCGCTTGCATTTATTTTTTTTACATTATTCTGCTTAATTATTTTAAAATTGGAAATGTTATTCTTTCCAGGAATGAAGGAAGGCAACCTTTTAAGGCTGACACTTTTTACTCAGGATTTAATAATATTTATTTCAACTCCTTTACTTACACAATTCTTTCTCTGGAAAGATTCCACAAAGAAGAGTTTACAACTAAGAACACCCAATCTTATCATCCTGGCTCTTGGAGTAATGGCTATGATTTCAATTAGCCCGATTATAGACGTACTAAGCACATGGAACCAGGGATTACAGCTGCCTGAATCTTTGAGGTCTATAGAAGACTGGATGATCAATACTGAAAAAACCGCCGAGATAACAACTAACACCCTGCTAAATACAGATAGCTGGGGAGGATTTATTATGAATATATTAATTATAGCCATAATGGCAGGCATCGGAGAGGAACTCATGTTCAGGGGGGTGATTCAGAAAATATTAATTGGTTGGACAAAAAACATCCATCTCGGCATATTATACACTGCCATCATATTCAGTACAATTCACTTTCAGTTTTATGGATTCGTGCCACGTATGATATTAGGTATGGTGCTGGGATACTTATATATATGGAGCAAAAGCCTTTGGGTTCCGGTAATTGCACATGCAATTAACAACGCATTAACCGTTACTTTTACTCCAAACACATTCAATAAAGGGAACGAACTGGTAAAAATCGTTTCTAACAATCAAAACAGCATAGGATACATCATTACAGGAATCTTTGTTTTCACATTTTGTATGTGGAGAATATGGAAGTACTATCAGATACAATCTGCACTCTCTGTTTTAGATGAATAATAAATAGACTGAAAGACAAAAAGAAAGCCGGGAATTTTAATGCAATTCCCGGCTTTCTTTTTATATAGCAAACTATATTATTCTCTATTTTCAAAATCCTTTCTGCGAAGCACAAAGCTATTACTAAGATATTTTTCACGCACAATTTTATTTTCGGCCAAATCTTCCGGAGTTCCCTGGAAAAGAATTTTCCCTTCAAACAAAAGATATGCACGGTCTGTAATACTTAAGGTTTCCTGTACATTATGGTCTGTAATCAAGATTCCAATATTCTTATCTTTAAGCTTCCACACAATATGCTGAATATCTTCCACCGCAATAGGGTCTACTCCGGCA is part of the uncultured Bacteroides sp. genome and encodes:
- the guaB gene encoding IMP dehydrogenase — encoded protein: MSFIADKIVMDGLTYDDVLLIPSYSEVLPRNVDLSTKFSRNIELKIPFVTAAMDTVTEAKMAIAIAREGGIGVIHKNMSIKAQAKQVAIVKRAENGMIYDPVTIKQGSTVRDALSLMAEYKIGGIPVVDDNKMLVGIVTNRDLRFEREMDKRIDEVMTKENLITTNQSTDLEAAAQILQLHKIEKLPVVDKDGKLVGLVTYKDITKAKDKPMACKDSKGRLRVAAGVGVTADTFVRMQALVEAGADAIVIDTAHGHSKGVIDILREAKKRFTSIDIVVGNIATAEAALALVEAGADGVKVGIGPGSICTTRVVAGVGVPQLSAVYDVAKALKNTGIPLIADGGLRYSGDVVKALAAGGCSVMIGSLVAGVEESPGETIIFNGRKFKSYRGMGSLEAMENGSKDRYFQSGETDVKKLVPEGIAARVPYKGTLFEVIYQLCGGLRSGMGYCGAENIDTLHNAKFTRVTSAGVLESHPHDVTITSEAPNYSRPE
- the recQ gene encoding DNA helicase RecQ encodes the protein MAEKNNLTEQLKAYFGFDKFKGNQEAIIRNVLAGNDTFVLMPTGGGKSLCYQLPSLVMEGTAVVISPLIALMKNQVDAMRNFSEEDGIAHFINSSLNKAAIDQVKSDILSGKTKLLYVAPESLTKEENVEFLKNIKISFYAVDEAHCISEWGHDFRPEYRRIRPIINEIGKAPLIALTATATPKVQHDIQKNLGMIDAQVYKSSFNRPNLYYEVRSKTNSIDKEIIKFIKANNGKSGIIYCLSRKKVEELAQILQANGINARAYHAGMDSSTRTENQDDFLMEKIDVIVATIAFGMGIDKPDVRFVIHYDIPKSLEGYYQETGRAGRDGGEGQCITFYTNKDLQKLEKFMQGKPVAEQEIGKQLLLETAAYAESSVCRRKSLLHYFGEEYTEENCGNCDNCLNPKKQVEAQDSLCAVIETIMAVKENFKADYIIDVLQGRETSEVQAHLHEDLEVFGSGMGEEDKTWNAVIRQALIAGYLSKDVENYGLLKVTDAGRKFLKHPKSFKITEDNDFEEVEEETPMRGGASCAVDPALYSMLKDLRKKLSKKLDVPPYVIFQDPSLEAMATIYPVTLDELQNIPGVGAGKAKRYGQEFCVLIKKHCDENEIDRPEDLRVRTVANKSKLKVSIIQSIDRKVALDDIALSKGIEFSDLLDEIEAIVYSGTKLNIDYFLHEIMDEDHLQDIYDYFKESETDKIDEAVEELGGDYSEDEIRLVRIKFISEMAN
- the clpX gene encoding ATP-dependent Clp protease ATP-binding subunit ClpX; the encoded protein is MEDSKPSKNKKKCSFCGRPESEVSFLITGMNGYICDSCATQAYEITQEAMGAGKQSGAGKPLNLKELPKPIDIKSFLDQYVIGQDDAKRYLSVSVYNHYKRLLQKDSGDDVEIEKSNIIMVGSTGTGKTLLARTIAKLLHVPFTIVDATVLTEAGYVGEDIESILTRLLQVADYNVSEAERGIVFIDEIDKIARKGDNPSITRDVSGEGVQQGLLKLLEGAVVNVPPQGGRKHPDQKMIPVNTKNILFICGGAFDGIEKKIAQRLNTHVVGYSASKATAVIDKKNMMQYIAPQDLKSFGLIPEIIGRLPVLTYLNPLDRTALRAILTEPKNSIIKQYVKLFEMDNIKLTFEEEVFDYIVDKAVEYKLGARGLRSIVETIITDVMFEIPSQGKTEYNVTLEYSKHQLEKANIARLQTA
- the clpP gene encoding ATP-dependent Clp endopeptidase proteolytic subunit ClpP, translated to MDDFRKYATKHIGISSMVLDDVIKSQNGYLNPYILEERQLNVTQLDVFSRLMMDRIIFLGTQIDDYTANTLQAQLLYLDSVDPGKDISIYINSPGGSVHAGLGIYDTMQFISSDVATICTGMAASMAAVLLVAGADKKRSGLTHSRVMIHQPMGGVQGQASDIEITAREIQKMKKELYTIIADHSHTDFDKVWADSDRDYWMTAQEAKDYGMIDEVLMRKPATI
- the tig gene encoding trigger factor yields the protein MNVSLQNIDKVSALLTVKLEKADYQEQVDKSLKTFRQKANVPGFRPGMVPMGLVKKMYGKSVKAEEINKILSEKVYGYIKENQVNILGEPLPNEDKQPEIDFDTMDEFDFLFDIALAPEFKAELSDKDAVDYYTIDVTEEMVDQQVKSYTQRAGKYDKVDEYQDKDMLKGLIAELDEEGNTKEGGLQVEGAVLMPAYMKNDDQKAIFNGCKVNDVLVFNPNTAYEGHETEIASLLKIEKEAVANYTGNFSFQVEEVTRFVEAELSQEIFDQVYGEGVVKTEEEFRAKIKESIAEQFVADSDYKFLLDVRDFLMNKIGKLEFPDALLKRIMMLNHQDKGADFVEENYEKSIEELTWHLVKEQLVKDNEIKVEQEDIVNIAREATKAQFAQYGMLNVPEDLLNNYAQEMLKKKESVEGLVNRAVEAKLATALKAKTTLNNKTVSMEEFNKMFQ
- a CDS encoding RNA-binding protein; the protein is MNIYVGNLNYRVREADLQQIMEDYGTVTSVKVIMDRETGKSKGFGFIEMPNDAEATKAIAELNGAEFEGRALVVKEARPKF
- a CDS encoding type II CAAX endopeptidase family protein; its protein translation is MRRGTFENYSGFAKISLLALAFIFFTLFCLIILKLEMLFFPGMKEGNLLRLTLFTQDLIIFISTPLLTQFFLWKDSTKKSLQLRTPNLIILALGVMAMISISPIIDVLSTWNQGLQLPESLRSIEDWMINTEKTAEITTNTLLNTDSWGGFIMNILIIAIMAGIGEELMFRGVIQKILIGWTKNIHLGILYTAIIFSTIHFQFYGFVPRMILGMVLGYLYIWSKSLWVPVIAHAINNALTVTFTPNTFNKGNELVKIVSNNQNSIGYIITGIFVFTFCMWRIWKYYQIQSALSVLDE